A window of the Nocardia sp. NBC_01329 genome harbors these coding sequences:
- a CDS encoding acyl-CoA dehydrogenase family protein has product MLTVAELFATDSLLTGEEREIRDTVAAFTERHIRPNIARWFEAGEFPVREIAPELGKLGVLGMHLEGYGCAGLPATSYGLACQELEAADSGLRSLVSVQGSLAMTAVHRYGSEEQKQQWLPDLAAGRKLGCFGLTEPDFGSDPGGMRTRARRDGSDWILNGSKMWITNGSVADIAVVWARAESDGKNIVRGFLVPTDTPGFTTREMKGKLSLRASITAELDLDGVRLPADAVLPGASGLSGPLSCLNEARFGIIFGALGAARDCLSAAIEYSRSREVFERPLAAYQLTQAKLADMALELGKGQLLALHLGRLKDRGELTPEQVSAGKLNSSREAIAIARECRTILGANGITLDYPVLRHANNLESVLTYEGTAEVHQLVLGKALTDASAFR; this is encoded by the coding sequence ATGCTGACCGTCGCCGAACTGTTCGCCACAGATTCACTGCTGACCGGGGAGGAACGGGAGATCCGCGATACGGTGGCCGCCTTCACCGAACGTCATATCCGCCCGAATATCGCGCGGTGGTTCGAAGCGGGGGAATTCCCGGTCCGCGAGATCGCCCCGGAACTCGGCAAGCTGGGCGTGCTCGGGATGCATCTCGAGGGTTACGGCTGCGCCGGCCTCCCGGCCACCAGTTATGGATTGGCCTGCCAGGAGTTGGAGGCCGCCGACTCCGGGCTCCGGTCGCTGGTCTCGGTGCAGGGATCGCTGGCGATGACAGCGGTGCACCGATACGGCTCCGAGGAACAGAAACAGCAGTGGCTACCGGACCTGGCAGCGGGCCGGAAACTCGGCTGTTTCGGTCTCACCGAACCGGATTTCGGTTCCGATCCCGGCGGAATGCGCACGCGAGCCCGGCGTGACGGCAGCGATTGGATCCTCAACGGATCGAAGATGTGGATCACCAACGGGTCGGTGGCCGATATCGCCGTGGTGTGGGCCCGGGCCGAATCCGACGGCAAGAACATCGTGCGCGGTTTCCTGGTGCCCACCGATACTCCCGGATTCACGACCCGGGAAATGAAGGGGAAGCTCTCGCTGCGCGCCTCGATCACTGCCGAATTGGATCTCGACGGGGTTCGGCTGCCCGCCGATGCGGTACTGCCCGGCGCATCCGGTCTATCGGGTCCGCTGTCCTGCCTGAACGAGGCCCGGTTCGGGATAATCTTCGGCGCGCTCGGCGCCGCCCGGGACTGTCTGAGTGCAGCGATCGAATATTCGCGTAGCCGCGAGGTTTTCGAGAGGCCCCTGGCGGCGTATCAACTCACCCAGGCGAAATTGGCGGATATGGCATTGGAATTGGGGAAGGGTCAGCTGCTGGCACTGCATCTGGGTAGGCTCAAGGATCGTGGCGAACTGACACCGGAACAGGTGAGCGCCGGAAAACTCAACAGCTCACGTGAGGCCATCGCGATCGCCCGGGAGTGCCGCACCATATTGGGTGCCAACGGAATCACCCTCGACTATCCGGTATTGCGGCACGCGAACAACCTCGAATCGGTCCTCACCTACGAGGGCACCG
- a CDS encoding cystathionine gamma-synthase: protein MSELGFTTRAVHAGYDPDPRTGAVNVPIYASSTFAQDGVGGLRDGYEYARTGNPTRTVLEANLAALESGRYGRAFASGMAATDCALRAMLRPGDHIVIPDDAYGGTFRLIDKVFTQWGIEHSPAAVTDIDAMRAAIRPNTKLIWVESPTNPLLNIGDIPALADIAHTSGAKLVVDNTFATPYLQQPLLLGADVVLHSTTKYLGGHSDVIGGALITDDAELDAAFAFLQNGAGAVPGPFDAFLTLRGTKTLALRMDRHCDNAETLAEFLSRSPAISQVIYPGLPEHPGHAVADKQMRRFGGMISVRLAGGVEAARDLCSRTKVFTLAESLGGVESLIEHPAAMTHASTEGSDLEVPADLVRLSVGIEDISDLLADLEQALS, encoded by the coding sequence ATGAGCGAACTGGGATTCACCACCAGGGCTGTGCACGCCGGTTACGATCCCGATCCCCGGACCGGCGCGGTGAACGTGCCCATCTACGCCAGTTCCACCTTCGCCCAGGACGGGGTGGGTGGATTGCGGGACGGCTATGAATATGCCCGTACCGGCAACCCCACCCGCACGGTGCTGGAGGCCAATCTGGCGGCGCTCGAGTCCGGCCGCTACGGCCGGGCATTCGCCTCCGGTATGGCCGCCACCGACTGTGCGCTGCGCGCCATGTTGCGGCCCGGCGACCATATCGTCATTCCCGACGACGCCTACGGCGGCACTTTCCGGTTGATCGACAAGGTGTTCACCCAGTGGGGTATCGAACATTCCCCGGCGGCCGTCACCGATATCGACGCGATGCGCGCCGCCATCCGGCCGAACACCAAACTCATCTGGGTGGAATCGCCGACCAACCCGCTGCTCAATATCGGTGATATCCCGGCATTGGCCGATATCGCGCACACCTCGGGCGCCAAGCTGGTCGTCGACAACACTTTCGCTACTCCGTACCTGCAGCAGCCGCTGCTGCTCGGTGCCGATGTCGTGCTGCATTCGACGACGAAATATCTCGGGGGTCACTCCGATGTCATCGGCGGCGCCCTCATCACCGACGACGCCGAACTCGACGCTGCCTTCGCGTTCCTGCAGAACGGTGCCGGCGCGGTACCGGGTCCCTTCGACGCGTTCCTCACGCTGCGCGGCACCAAAACGCTGGCGCTGCGGATGGACCGGCACTGCGACAACGCCGAGACCCTGGCCGAGTTCCTGTCCCGCAGCCCCGCGATCAGTCAGGTGATCTATCCGGGTCTGCCCGAGCATCCCGGTCACGCCGTCGCCGACAAGCAGATGCGGCGCTTCGGCGGGATGATCTCGGTGCGGCTGGCCGGCGGCGTCGAGGCGGCCCGGGATCTGTGCTCGCGGACGAAGGTGTTCACGCTCGCCGAATCACTGGGCGGTGTGGAGTCGCTGATCGAGCATCCGGCGGCCATGACCCACGCTTCTACGGAGGGGTCGGATCTCGAGGTCCCGGCCGATCTGGTAAGGCTGTCTGTAGGAATCGAGGACATCAGCGACCTGCTGGCCGACCTCGAACAAGCCCTGAGCTGA
- a CDS encoding helix-turn-helix domain-containing protein, giving the protein MDSTQKIGEFLVSRRARLRPEDVGVPFFGTRRRVPGLRREELAQLAGVSVDYYARLEQGRLENVSPAVLDAVASALRLSAEERTHLFNLARPPRSEDSGEDRPVLRPALRALLDAMEHVPAYVVGHHTDILGWNRAAELLFGIDFADLPPTQRNWAYLLFMDPRIQALFADDQPVIARQVASDLRLRNSHRPNDRALRELIGHMRFASTQFDELWTSHDVTEVAYGTYHFRHPRLGAIEVDYEFMPLVADPGVRALVTYTAPRGSATEQGLRGLLTSGEG; this is encoded by the coding sequence GTGGACAGCACTCAGAAAATCGGGGAGTTCCTCGTCTCCCGGCGTGCCCGTCTGCGTCCGGAGGACGTCGGCGTGCCCTTCTTCGGCACCCGCCGCCGTGTGCCGGGACTACGGCGCGAGGAACTCGCCCAGCTCGCGGGCGTCAGTGTCGACTACTACGCCCGGTTGGAGCAGGGTCGGTTGGAGAACGTCTCGCCCGCCGTCCTGGATGCTGTCGCGAGCGCCCTGCGGCTCAGCGCCGAAGAACGCACTCACCTCTTCAACCTGGCCCGGCCGCCCCGGTCGGAGGACTCGGGTGAGGATCGGCCGGTGCTGCGGCCCGCCCTGCGCGCGCTGCTCGACGCCATGGAACATGTTCCGGCCTACGTCGTAGGGCATCACACCGATATCCTCGGCTGGAACCGGGCCGCCGAACTGCTGTTCGGCATCGATTTCGCTGATTTGCCGCCGACGCAACGCAATTGGGCGTACCTGCTCTTCATGGATCCGCGTATACAGGCGCTGTTCGCCGACGATCAGCCCGTGATAGCCCGGCAGGTGGCCTCCGATCTGCGATTGCGCAACAGCCACCGTCCGAACGATCGGGCCCTGCGCGAATTGATCGGTCACATGCGCTTCGCCAGTACGCAATTCGACGAGCTGTGGACCAGCCACGATGTCACCGAGGTCGCCTACGGCACCTACCATTTCCGGCATCCGCGGCTCGGTGCGATCGAGGTCGACTATGAGTTCATGCCCTTGGTCGCCGATCCCGGCGTGCGGGCCTTGGTGACCTACACGGCGCCCCGGGGCAGCGCGACGGAACAGGGCCTGCGCGGGCTCCTCACATCGGGCGAAGGGTAG
- a CDS encoding RidA family protein: MSIRNARIEKIETSPDWYHPYRISQAIAVDGLIYVSGQAGFTEDGRTVEGSFRAQGRQAFRNLERVLAAAGAGLGDIVKVGIFVRDMAANLSEVIELRGEFLSEPTPPTRCWRYPRSPSPTGRSRSRPSRSLRADRSFRGPPHLGIHETPVSGQT; this comes from the coding sequence ATGAGTATCCGCAATGCCCGTATCGAGAAGATCGAAACCAGTCCGGACTGGTATCACCCGTACCGCATCTCGCAGGCGATCGCCGTCGACGGGCTGATCTACGTGTCCGGCCAAGCCGGTTTCACCGAGGACGGCCGCACCGTCGAGGGCAGTTTCCGTGCCCAGGGCCGCCAGGCGTTCCGCAATCTCGAACGTGTCCTGGCTGCTGCGGGCGCGGGCCTCGGCGACATCGTGAAGGTCGGTATCTTCGTTCGGGATATGGCTGCCAACCTGTCCGAGGTGATCGAATTACGCGGCGAATTCCTCAGCGAGCCTACCCCGCCGACACGCTGCTGGAGGTATCCGCGCTCGCCCAGCCCGACTGGCAGATCGAGATCGAGGCCATCGCGCTCGCTCCGCGCTGACCGATCGTTTCGAGGACCGCCCCACCTCGGCATCCATGAGACGCCGGTAAGCGGGCAGACCTGA
- the greA gene encoding transcription elongation factor GreA, with the protein MTETQVTWLTPESHDRLKSELDALIANRPVIAAEINERREEGDLKENGGYHAAREEQGQQEARIRQLQELLNNAKVGVAPTKSGVALPGSVVKVYYDGDESDTETFLIATREEGLGNPDLETYSPSSPLGGALIDAKVGETREYNLPNGNLMKVTLVSAEPYHS; encoded by the coding sequence ATGACTGAGACCCAAGTGACCTGGCTGACCCCGGAGTCGCACGACAGGCTCAAGAGCGAACTCGACGCGCTCATCGCCAATCGTCCGGTCATCGCCGCCGAGATCAACGAGCGTCGCGAAGAAGGCGACCTCAAGGAGAACGGCGGCTACCACGCGGCGCGCGAGGAACAGGGCCAGCAGGAAGCCCGGATCCGGCAGCTGCAGGAACTTCTGAACAATGCCAAGGTCGGCGTGGCCCCCACCAAGTCCGGTGTCGCTCTGCCCGGGTCCGTGGTGAAGGTCTACTACGACGGTGACGAATCCGATACCGAGACCTTCCTCATCGCAACCCGCGAGGAAGGCCTGGGCAACCCCGACCTGGAGACCTACTCCCCCAGCTCCCCGCTCGGCGGCGCGCTGATCGACGCGAAGGTCGGCGAGACCCGCGAGTACAACCTGCCCAACGGCAACCTCATGAAGGTGACGCTGGTCAGCGCCGAGCCCTATCACAGCTGA
- a CDS encoding NUDIX hydrolase, producing the protein MIRTAALAHIRHRRLIQTRSTGKSVFYMAGGKIDSGESALQALHREVREELGVGVTDVSELGVFEAEAYGHTAGTRLHMTCFLAEVTAEPGAFGEIAEFRYFTGGEYAAMSEVAPGSLLVFEHLHRLSLIDW; encoded by the coding sequence GTGATCAGAACCGCCGCCCTGGCCCATATCCGTCACCGCCGCCTGATCCAGACCCGCTCGACCGGAAAATCTGTCTTCTACATGGCCGGCGGCAAGATCGACTCCGGAGAGAGCGCGCTACAGGCGCTGCACCGGGAGGTCCGTGAGGAACTCGGCGTCGGCGTCACCGACGTCAGCGAACTCGGTGTTTTCGAGGCCGAGGCCTACGGCCACACAGCCGGGACACGGCTGCATATGACCTGTTTCCTGGCCGAGGTCACCGCCGAACCCGGCGCGTTCGGCGAGATCGCCGAGTTCCGCTATTTCACCGGCGGTGAATACGCGGCCATGTCCGAGGTCGCACCCGGTTCACTACTCGTCTTCGAACACCTGCACCGGTTGAGCCTGATCGACTGGTAG
- the mca gene encoding mycothiol conjugate amidase Mca produces the protein MAVHAHPDDESSKGGATTARYADEGHDVLVVTLTGGERGSILNPAMDTPGVLERMDEIRREEMAAAAAALGVRQTWLGFVDSGLPEGDPLPPVPEGSFALVPLDEATEALVRVVREFRPHVITTYDEMGGYPHPDHIRCHEVSVAAYEAAGDPEKFPDAGAPWTPLKLYYDHGFSIRRMELFAEEYEKLGEPFPLQEWLDRSRKYAVERGDIMARVTTQVECGKYFPRRDDALRAHATQVDPNGAFFAIPLEMQQRLWPTEEFELARTRVSTDIPETDLFAGITDEKR, from the coding sequence ATGGCGGTGCACGCCCACCCCGACGACGAGTCCAGTAAAGGCGGTGCGACCACCGCCCGCTATGCCGACGAGGGACACGATGTCCTCGTCGTCACGCTGACCGGCGGGGAACGTGGCAGCATCCTCAACCCGGCCATGGACACACCCGGGGTGTTGGAACGGATGGACGAGATCCGGCGTGAGGAGATGGCGGCCGCGGCCGCGGCGCTGGGAGTCCGGCAGACTTGGCTGGGCTTCGTGGACTCGGGACTGCCCGAGGGCGATCCGCTGCCGCCGGTGCCGGAGGGGTCGTTCGCGCTTGTTCCGCTCGACGAGGCCACCGAGGCGCTGGTGCGTGTGGTCCGCGAGTTCAGACCGCACGTCATCACCACCTACGACGAGATGGGTGGCTACCCGCACCCGGACCATATCCGGTGCCATGAGGTATCGGTGGCCGCGTACGAGGCGGCGGGCGATCCGGAGAAGTTCCCGGATGCGGGCGCTCCGTGGACACCCTTGAAGCTCTACTACGACCACGGCTTCTCGATCCGGCGCATGGAGTTGTTCGCCGAGGAGTACGAGAAGCTGGGCGAACCCTTCCCGCTGCAGGAATGGCTGGACCGGTCCCGCAAGTACGCCGTGGAACGCGGCGACATCATGGCCCGGGTCACCACCCAGGTCGAATGCGGCAAGTACTTCCCACGCCGCGACGACGCGCTGCGCGCGCACGCCACCCAGGTCGACCCCAACGGTGCGTTCTTCGCCATTCCACTGGAGATGCAGCAGCGGCTGTGGCCGACCGAGGAATTCGAGTTGGCGCGTACCCGGGTGAGCACCGATATCCCGGAAACCGACCTGTTCGCCGGTATCACCGACGAGAAGCGCTGA
- a CDS encoding DUF4307 domain-containing protein has product MTEPTPDPGHADSTGSPTTASPEAADSARDRYADRYGRRTARPNRRLLGAALTGVVVLAGIGVAYLGWTKFGPEDIEFEELGYTVLDDSSVEVQIRLTRDDPSKPVVCLVRAMARDLEEVGRREVLVQPATGEKTVRVSTVVEASEPPASAAIYTCTDQVPGYLRTE; this is encoded by the coding sequence ATGACCGAGCCCACGCCGGACCCCGGGCACGCCGACTCCACCGGGTCTCCCACGACGGCTTCTCCGGAGGCCGCCGATTCCGCACGGGACCGGTACGCCGACCGCTACGGCCGCCGTACCGCCCGGCCGAATCGACGCCTGCTCGGCGCGGCGCTCACGGGTGTGGTGGTCCTGGCCGGTATCGGTGTCGCCTACCTGGGCTGGACAAAGTTCGGTCCCGAGGACATCGAATTCGAGGAGCTCGGCTACACCGTGCTCGACGATTCTTCGGTCGAGGTGCAGATCCGCCTCACCCGAGACGACCCGTCGAAGCCGGTGGTGTGCCTGGTGCGCGCCATGGCCCGTGACCTCGAAGAAGTGGGCCGGCGTGAAGTACTGGTCCAGCCGGCCACGGGCGAGAAGACAGTCCGGGTGAGTACGGTCGTCGAAGCGTCCGAACCCCCGGCCTCCGCGGCGATCTACACCTGTACAGACCAGGTCCCCGGATACTTGCGCACCGAATAA
- a CDS encoding type IV toxin-antitoxin system AbiEi family antitoxin domain-containing protein, whose protein sequence is MSSTGDSRLPTRLGGLPPTFTSAQARQTALSSRDLSLLLDRGEVDELSRGVYRRTDAPKSAHIDLLAVCTRAPHAVVCGESALALHELIDDIPWSVHIAVARGARRPSISFPPVVVSQYSAKTFALNVERYEVAPGETVPVYDAARSVVDAMRHRHRIGETLALAALGRYLRRAGSAGVAELQGIAGELNAMSIIRPAVEAVIA, encoded by the coding sequence ATGAGTTCTACTGGGGATTCGAGGCTGCCGACCAGGCTGGGTGGGCTGCCCCCGACCTTTACCTCGGCGCAGGCGCGTCAGACCGCGCTTTCTTCCAGGGACCTATCGCTCTTACTGGACCGCGGGGAAGTGGACGAGCTATCACGTGGTGTCTATCGCCGTACCGATGCCCCGAAGTCCGCGCACATTGACCTTCTCGCAGTGTGCACACGAGCACCACATGCGGTTGTCTGCGGTGAGTCTGCTCTCGCGCTGCACGAGTTGATCGACGATATTCCCTGGTCAGTGCATATCGCTGTGGCACGAGGCGCCCGGCGCCCTTCGATCTCGTTTCCTCCCGTTGTTGTCTCCCAGTATTCGGCAAAGACCTTTGCGCTCAATGTTGAGCGTTACGAGGTGGCTCCGGGCGAAACCGTCCCGGTGTATGACGCCGCACGCTCTGTGGTCGACGCCATGCGTCATCGTCACCGCATCGGTGAAACTCTCGCGTTGGCCGCACTCGGCCGCTACTTACGTCGTGCCGGCTCCGCAGGTGTGGCCGAGTTGCAGGGCATCGCCGGCGAACTCAATGCGATGTCGATCATTCGTCCCGCTGTTGAGGCGGTGATCGCCTGA
- a CDS encoding nucleotidyl transferase AbiEii/AbiGii toxin family protein, translating to MVEYVLERFLFRLALSPMGGPFFVLKGGLLLAQFGARRMTRDIDILGRFFGGDEDEIVRRISMIAATEVDDGVVFDPSTLKTVPIREGDEYHGLRLTMAASISRARLKLQLDVSFGDPVTPEPMLIEYPQQLDGTSFQLFGYPLATVIAGKLSTAVALGDLNTRDRDYADLHRLISSNDLLGNELANALEATATHRGITLRSLSSSVTQLPELRQRSYVAWRRRQGPAGAGYPDLFLHVFELVAEFADPLIEGRVIGGTWVAGARRWEPGA from the coding sequence ATGGTGGAGTATGTGCTCGAACGCTTCCTGTTCCGGCTTGCGCTGTCACCGATGGGCGGCCCGTTCTTCGTTCTCAAGGGTGGTCTACTACTGGCTCAGTTCGGTGCTCGCCGGATGACCCGCGACATCGACATCCTCGGGCGGTTCTTCGGCGGTGATGAGGATGAGATTGTCCGGCGGATCTCGATGATCGCGGCGACCGAGGTAGATGACGGGGTCGTTTTCGATCCCAGCACACTGAAGACTGTCCCGATCCGGGAGGGCGACGAGTACCACGGGTTACGTCTGACGATGGCCGCATCCATTTCCCGGGCCCGCCTCAAGCTCCAGCTCGACGTCAGTTTCGGAGATCCGGTCACTCCGGAGCCGATGCTGATCGAGTATCCGCAACAGCTCGATGGCACCAGTTTTCAGCTTTTCGGATATCCGCTCGCCACGGTTATCGCCGGGAAGCTGTCGACCGCGGTGGCACTGGGCGACCTGAACACCCGCGATCGCGACTACGCAGACCTGCATCGCTTGATCTCCTCCAATGACCTCCTCGGCAACGAACTGGCGAACGCGCTGGAGGCTACCGCTACCCATCGAGGAATCACCTTGAGATCACTCAGTAGCTCGGTAACCCAGCTCCCTGAGCTCCGTCAGCGCTCGTACGTGGCTTGGCGCCGCCGTCAGGGCCCGGCAGGGGCGGGCTACCCTGATCTGTTCCTCCACGTTTTCGAACTGGTCGCCGAGTTTGCGGACCCGCTTATCGAAGGCAGAGTGATCGGCGGAACATGGGTGGCCGGAGCTCGGCGATGGGAGCCCGGTGCATAG
- a CDS encoding NADH:flavin oxidoreductase, producing the protein MKATMTTAGPGSAHPALEPFGLGSLPLRNRFAVAPMTRVSATPEGVPTAQMSEYYREYAAGGFGLIVTEGVYTDATHSQGYFGQPGMVTAAQIAGWRAVTDSAHEAGAAIVAQLMHAGAISQGNTLGFETIGPSAVVPRGQMMADYGGAGGPWSAPREMTVRDIDQVVTGFAVAAANARDAGFDGVEIHGANGYLLDQFLTDYTNLRTDEYGGPVRNRVRLIAQVLAAVRDAVGDFPVGVRLSQTKVNDFTYRWPGGETDARVVFEALSEASYLHIASEGRNFIETARFPSGATITGLAREVSGRPVIANGGMHDLVQAADVLTGGHADVLSLGRGALANPDLPQRVSSGEELDAFDFEMLHPLATLDCAAAWRAERETATSRIPASAEAS; encoded by the coding sequence GTGAAAGCAACGATGACCACCGCCGGGCCAGGATCCGCCCACCCCGCGCTGGAACCCTTCGGCCTCGGCTCGCTACCGCTGCGCAATCGGTTCGCCGTCGCGCCCATGACCCGTGTTTCGGCAACGCCCGAAGGCGTGCCGACCGCACAGATGTCCGAGTACTACCGCGAATACGCCGCAGGTGGATTCGGCTTGATCGTGACCGAGGGCGTCTACACCGACGCCACGCACAGTCAGGGCTACTTCGGTCAGCCGGGCATGGTCACCGCCGCGCAGATCGCCGGGTGGCGAGCGGTGACCGACTCCGCGCACGAGGCGGGGGCTGCCATTGTGGCGCAGTTGATGCACGCGGGGGCGATCTCGCAAGGCAATACGCTCGGGTTCGAGACCATCGGGCCGTCTGCGGTAGTGCCGCGCGGGCAGATGATGGCCGACTACGGCGGTGCGGGTGGGCCGTGGAGCGCGCCGCGGGAGATGACCGTGCGCGATATCGACCAGGTCGTCACCGGCTTCGCGGTGGCCGCCGCGAACGCCCGGGACGCGGGCTTCGACGGTGTCGAGATCCACGGGGCCAACGGCTACCTGCTCGACCAGTTCCTCACCGACTACACCAATCTACGCACCGACGAGTACGGAGGTCCGGTGCGGAATCGGGTTCGCCTGATCGCGCAGGTGCTGGCGGCGGTGCGGGATGCGGTGGGGGATTTCCCGGTCGGGGTGCGGCTGTCGCAGACCAAGGTCAACGACTTCACCTATCGCTGGCCGGGGGGCGAGACCGACGCACGGGTCGTCTTCGAGGCACTGAGCGAGGCGAGTTATCTGCACATCGCCAGCGAGGGACGGAATTTCATCGAGACTGCGCGCTTCCCGAGCGGGGCGACGATTACCGGGCTGGCTCGTGAGGTGTCCGGCCGCCCGGTCATCGCCAATGGCGGCATGCACGATCTAGTTCAGGCCGCCGACGTACTGACCGGCGGGCATGCCGACGTGCTCTCGCTGGGGCGTGGTGCCTTGGCGAATCCGGATCTGCCGCAGCGTGTGTCGTCCGGCGAGGAACTCGACGCCTTCGACTTCGAGATGCTGCATCCGCTGGCCACGCTGGATTGCGCCGCCGCGTGGCGGGCAGAGCGGGAGACAGCGACCAGCAGGATCCCGGCTTCAGCCGAGGCATCGTAA